A region of Anaeromicrobium sediminis DNA encodes the following proteins:
- a CDS encoding D-serine ammonia-lyase, which translates to MKDKIVLGKTIDKWTKDYPLLEDLICTKEVFWTNPKYRKFDEAIKNISLSENHVKDAEERLQRFAPYIEKVFPETKDKQGIIESPIVEIPDMKDYLDAHCETNLLGNLLLKCDSHLAISGSIKARGGIYEVLKHAEDLAIDHSMLSKEDNYAILDSDKFREFFSQYSVAVGSTGNLGLSIGIMSAKLGFKVTVHMSADAKKWKKDLLRSKGVIVVEYESDYSKAVEEGRKQSDANPNSYFVDDENSINLFLGYAVAAYRLKKQLDELGVIVDRDHPLFVYLPCGVGGGPGGVAFGLKLAYKDNVHCFFAEPTHSPCMLIGLMTEEHDQVSVQDFGIDNITAADGLAVGRASGFVGKTLENLLSGDYTIDDDKLYVLLSALADTENIYLEPSALAGVGGIVDLFNTKAGQKYLRDSNLIDKMKNANHIAWATGGSMVPKEEMDKYYEKGIELSRE; encoded by the coding sequence ATGAAGGATAAAATTGTTTTAGGCAAAACCATAGATAAGTGGACAAAAGATTATCCACTACTAGAAGATCTCATATGTACAAAAGAAGTTTTTTGGACTAATCCTAAATATAGAAAATTTGATGAAGCTATTAAAAATATCTCTTTATCTGAAAATCATGTGAAAGATGCGGAAGAAAGATTACAACGTTTTGCCCCATATATAGAAAAAGTATTTCCAGAAACTAAAGATAAACAAGGTATTATAGAATCTCCTATAGTTGAAATTCCAGATATGAAAGATTATTTGGATGCCCATTGTGAAACAAATCTTTTGGGTAATCTCCTTTTAAAATGTGATAGCCACCTTGCCATTTCAGGTTCTATTAAAGCTAGAGGTGGCATATATGAAGTATTAAAGCACGCAGAGGATTTAGCTATTGACCATAGCATGTTAAGTAAAGAAGATAACTATGCTATTTTAGATAGTGATAAATTTAGGGAATTTTTCTCCCAATATTCTGTAGCTGTAGGCTCAACGGGGAACCTAGGTCTTAGCATAGGTATTATGAGTGCTAAATTAGGTTTTAAAGTAACTGTTCATATGTCTGCAGATGCGAAAAAATGGAAAAAGGATCTCCTTAGAAGTAAGGGAGTTATAGTAGTTGAATATGAATCAGATTATAGTAAAGCAGTGGAAGAAGGTAGAAAACAATCAGATGCAAATCCAAATAGTTATTTTGTAGATGATGAGAATTCTATTAATCTGTTCCTAGGATATGCTGTTGCTGCTTATAGATTGAAAAAACAACTGGATGAACTAGGTGTAATTGTAGATAGAGATCATCCTTTATTTGTATATCTGCCATGCGGAGTTGGAGGGGGACCTGGAGGAGTTGCCTTTGGATTAAAATTGGCTTATAAGGACAACGTACATTGCTTTTTTGCAGAACCAACCCATTCTCCATGTATGTTAATTGGACTCATGACGGAAGAACATGATCAGGTATCTGTTCAAGATTTTGGAATAGATAATATTACGGCAGCAGATGGATTGGCTGTTGGTAGGGCCTCTGGATTTGTTGGAAAGACGTTAGAGAATCTATTAAGTGGTGATTATACTATAGATGATGATAAATTATATGTATTATTAAGTGCTTTAGCTGATACGGAAAATATTTACTTAGAACCTTCTGCACTAGCTGGTGTTGGTGGCATAGTTGACTTATTTAACACTAAAGCAGGGCAAAAGTATTTGAGAGATAGTAATTTAATAGATAAAATGAAAAATGCTAATCACATTGCCTGGGCCACAGGTGGAAGTATGGTTCCTAAGGAAGAAATGGATAAGTATTATGAAAAGGGAATAGAATTATCACGTGAATAA
- a CDS encoding GNAT family N-acetyltransferase produces MSRLNIRNVVLTDLDCVSEIESLCFPAAEADSKNIFQERISVFSEGFFVAQLDDKVIGLVNGGVTNDTHLKDAFFKTMDLHIPNGDNIVIFGLDVHPDYHGRGYGKELMNHFIEAARKSGRKKVLLTCKKHLIKYYEQFGYINEGLSKSTHGGATWYDMYLVL; encoded by the coding sequence ATGAGCAGACTAAATATACGAAATGTAGTATTAACCGATTTAGATTGTGTAAGCGAAATAGAATCTCTTTGCTTTCCAGCAGCTGAGGCTGATTCAAAAAATATTTTCCAAGAAAGAATTTCAGTCTTCTCAGAGGGATTTTTTGTAGCTCAATTAGATGATAAAGTTATAGGCTTAGTTAATGGTGGAGTTACAAATGATACTCACCTAAAAGATGCCTTTTTTAAGACTATGGATTTACACATACCTAACGGAGATAATATAGTAATCTTTGGCCTTGATGTACATCCTGATTATCATGGAAGAGGTTATGGTAAAGAATTAATGAATCATTTCATTGAAGCTGCACGAAAGTCAGGTAGAAAAAAAGTATTACTTACATGTAAAAAACATTTAATAAAATACTATGAGCAATTTGGCTATATAAATGAAGGTTTATCCAAATCTACCCATGGTGGAGCTACATGGTATGACATGTATTTAGTACTATAA
- a CDS encoding helix-turn-helix domain-containing protein encodes MEDINIGEKILEYRKAKSLTIRDLAKMVEVTPSLLSQIERGLANPSINTLKAISKALDVPLFTFFMNSVNRDNLVVRADSRKKIIFPENKNFAYELLSPDLNTTIEFILMTLTPGSHSSEELMAHKGEEAAYVMEGKVTLYLNDDPILLNEGDSVRILPNMKHKWENTYDKVTKVVFAVTPPAF; translated from the coding sequence ATGGAAGATATAAATATTGGTGAAAAGATACTTGAATATAGAAAAGCCAAAAGTCTAACTATTAGGGATCTAGCTAAAATGGTAGAAGTGACTCCATCCTTACTTAGTCAAATTGAAAGGGGATTGGCTAATCCTTCTATAAATACATTAAAGGCAATTTCAAAGGCATTAGATGTACCCCTATTTACTTTTTTCATGAATTCAGTAAATAGAGATAACTTGGTTGTAAGGGCAGATAGTCGTAAAAAAATCATATTTCCAGAGAATAAGAACTTTGCCTATGAGTTGTTGTCTCCAGATTTAAATACTACTATTGAGTTTATACTTATGACATTAACACCTGGCTCTCATTCGTCAGAGGAATTAATGGCACACAAGGGAGAAGAAGCAGCCTATGTAATGGAAGGGAAGGTAACCCTATATTTAAATGATGACCCTATCCTATTAAATGAAGGAGATAGTGTGAGAATACTTCCTAATATGAAACACAAATGGGAAAACACATATGATAAGGTTACGAAGGTTGTATTTGCTGTTACACCACCAGCATTTTAA
- a CDS encoding GNAT family N-acetyltransferase, translated as MSRLNIRNVLSNDLDCVCKIESLCFPAAEAASKKAFEERISVFPKGFFVAELDNEIIGFINGGVTNDIHIEDDFFKTMDLHIPDGDNIVIFGLDIHPDYQRKGYAKELMSHFIEDAKKSGRKKVLLTCKEHLIKYYEQFGYVNEGVSSSEHGGAKWYDMYLTV; from the coding sequence ATGAGCAGACTAAACATACGAAATGTATTATCAAATGATTTAGATTGTGTATGCAAAATAGAATCTCTTTGTTTTCCGGCAGCTGAAGCTGCTTCAAAAAAGGCCTTTGAAGAAAGGATATCCGTATTCCCTAAAGGTTTTTTCGTAGCTGAATTAGATAATGAAATCATAGGATTTATTAATGGTGGAGTCACGAATGATATTCATATAGAGGATGACTTTTTTAAGACTATGGATTTACATATACCCGATGGAGATAATATAGTAATCTTTGGCCTTGATATACATCCTGATTATCAAAGAAAGGGCTATGCTAAAGAATTAATGAGTCATTTTATTGAAGATGCAAAAAAGTCTGGTAGAAAGAAAGTATTACTTACATGTAAAGAACATTTGATAAAATACTATGAACAATTTGGATACGTAAATGAAGGTGTGTCTAGCTCTGAACATGGAGGAGCTAAATGGTATGATATGTATCTTACAGTATAA